A single window of Stigmatopora nigra isolate UIUO_SnigA chromosome 22, RoL_Snig_1.1, whole genome shotgun sequence DNA harbors:
- the LOC144215375 gene encoding riboflavin kinase-like, which produces MKSLPYFCRGEVVRGFGRGSKELGIPTANFPACVVEHLPADISTGIYYGWACVGNGDLHKMVMSIGWNPYYKNTKKSMETHVIHKFKEDFYGETLSVVMVGYIRPERSYDSLEALIAAINDDISEAKVQLERPEHLKLCDDNFFTGHSASSSTASSPPPSASPTFINGH; this is translated from the exons ATGAAGAGTCTGCCGTACTTCTGCCGGGGAGAGGTCGTTCGAGGCTTCGGCAGAGGCAGCAAAGAACTCGGGATTCCCACAG ccAACTTCCCCGCCTGCGTGGTGGAGCACCTGCCAGCCGACATCAGCACGGGAATCTACTAtggctgggcctgcgtgggtaaCGGTGACCTGCACAAGATGGTGATGAGTATCGGCTGGAACCCCTACTACAAGAACACCAAAAAGTCCATG GAGACTCATGTGATCCACAAGTTCAAAGAAGACTTCTATGGAGAAACCCTCAGCGTGGTCATGGTGGGATACATCCGTCCCGAGAGAAGCTACGACTCACTGG AGGCTCTGATCGCCGCCATCAACGACGACATCTCGGAGGCCAAGGTGCAGCTGGAGCGACCCGAGCACCTCAAGCTCTGCGATGACAATTTCTTCACTGGTCATTCCGCTTCCTCTTCTACGGCCTCCTCACCCCCTCCCTCCGCTTCACCTACATTCATCAATGGACACTGA
- the LOC144180900 gene encoding arrestin domain-containing protein 3-like, producing the protein MTINFFSLEYDSINSQNIFTNGDIINGRIILEVSKETAIQSLTFTGKGSAKVRWQEHHGKHSRYYWSNEQYYEIKQNVLKPGSDSINKGRHVFPFSFKVPDSKMPSTFKSSIGRITHKLTAELKQSMKLTKTTKAHFTFVSKADMDVHGLMEPQHNSTDKKLKVFGSGSIAMDVYTPKMGYQPGETLHVKMKILNHSSRDLKPKFVLYEKQSFFAQGHRRLCTNDIVKDKLESLDANGKEITVERVLTIPRNLPPSILSSTIIKLEYRLKVFLDVKYAIDPEVKLPIVILPDFNILREKGHPGPAAYGFEEFENSNQQSWSKAPQPWGLPPPYEALSGNSVPSYSDKC; encoded by the exons ATGACCATCAATTTTTTCTCACTCGAGTATGACTCCATTAATAGCCAAAACATCTTCACAAACGGAGATATTATCAATGGAAGAATCATCTTAGAGGTCTCAAAAGAAACTGCAATCCAATCGCTAACCTTCACCGGGAAAGGCAGTGCAAAGGTTCGCTGGCAAGAACATCATGGGAAACATTCACGTTACTACTGGTCTAATGAGCAATACTATGAGATCAAGCAAAATGTCTTAAAACCtg GTTCGGATTCTATCAACAAGGGAAGACATGTGTTCCCCTTTTCCTTCAAGGTGCCCGATAG TAAAATGCCATCAACTTTCAAATCATCGATTGGTAGAATTACTCATAAGCTTACAGCGGAGCTTAAACAATCGATGAagctgacaaaaacaacaaaagctcACTTTACATTTGTCTCCAAAGCAGATATGGATGTACATGGACTTATG GAACCTCAGCATAATTCCACTGATAAAAAACTGAAGGTTTTTGGGTCTGGAAGTATTGCAATGGATGTTTACACCCCAAAAATGGGATACCAACCAG GTGAAACTCTCcatgttaaaatgaaaattcttaaCCACTCATCCCGTGACTTGAAACCCAAATTTGTATTGTACGAAAAGCAGAGTTTCTTTGCTCAAGGTCATAGGAGACTTTGCACAAATGATATTGTTAAGGATAAACTTGAATCTCTTgatgccaatggcaaagagataACAGTGGAGAGGGTGCTCACAATCCCGAGGAATCTGCCTCCCTCCATTCTGAGCTCCACCATCATCAAGTTGGAATACAGACTGAAG GTGTTTCTTGATGTCAAATATGCAATCGACCCAGAGGTCAAACTTCCAATAGTTATCCTGCCTGACTTCAACATTCTTCGGGAAAAAGGACATCCAGGTCCTGCAGCTTATGGATTTGAAGAATTTGAAAATTCAAATCAACAGAGCTGGAGCAAAGCACCCCAACCTTGGGGTCTCCCTCCACCATATGAAGCCCTTTCTGGCAATTCTGTCCCTAGTTATTCTGACAAGTGTTAA
- the LOC144215638 gene encoding arrestin domain-containing protein 3-like, protein MTIADLEIEYDAINQQNVFTNGDTVKGRIIVSVLKETKIKSLNLIAKGKGQAHSTDEDSSFSVYETFYTIEHQILDEAQQDGTHVIARGRHAFPFSFKIPNRELPSSFKCNLCEIVHKIKVELKQSMKLTKKAETYYKFVSKPPMDISRLLVPRHGCKKTNVKFFGTGTVKMDVYVDRTGYKQGETVRVRTEIKNYSSRPVTPIIKFYLKENSFGNGLQSIVVKKILQLECIEVASNSKELVMKSIPIPRRLPPSILNCSIFRLEYELKVHLDVKHTTDEGVIIPIVILPQIPQPQSPATSEVGTSENPNHLTWSNTDQQHATPQHLDSPPSYETLYPS, encoded by the exons ATGACCATCGCTGATTTGGAAATTGAATATGATGCAATCAACCAACAAAATGTCTTCACCAATGGCGATACTGTCAAAGGAAGAATCATTGTGTCGGTTTTAAAAGAAACTAAAATCAAATCGCTGAATCTGATAGCCAAAGGAAAAGGACAGGCCCATTCGACAGATGAAGACAGCAGTTTCAGTGTTTACGAGACATTTTACACCATTGAACATCAAATCTTGGATGAAGCACAACAAGACG GCACCCATGTTATTGCTCGTGGCAGACATGCATTTCCATTTTCCTTCAAGATTCCTAACAG AGAACTACCATCATCATTCAAATGCAATTTgtgtgaaattgttcataaaataAAGGTAGAGCTTAAACAATCAATGAAGTTGACCAAAAAAGCGGAAACCTACTATAAATTCGTTTCCAAACCACCTATGGATATTTCGAGACTCCTG GTGCCTCGACAtggctgtaaaaaaacaaatgtcaaattcTTTGGCACTGGAACAGTTAAAATGGATGTTTATGTTGACAGAACAGGATACAAGCAAG GTGAAACGGTCCGAGTCCGAACTGAAATTAAGAACTATTCTTCTCGGCCAGTGACACCTATAATAAAGTTCTACTTGAAGGAGAATTCCTTTGGAAATGGTCTACAAAGTATAGTCGTAAAAAAGATACTTCAGCTGGAATGCATAGAGGTTGCGTCCAATAGCAAGGAGTTGGTGATGAAGTCCATCCCCATTCCAAGGCGACTACCACCATCTATCTTGAACTGTTCCATCTTTAGGTTGGAGTATGAGTTGAAG GTTCATTTAGATGTCAAACATACAACAGATGAAGGAGTCATAATTCCAATTGTCATCCTTCCTCAAATACCACAGCCGCAAAGTCCTGCCACATCTGAAGTGGGCACATCTGAGAACCCCAACCACCTAACCTGGAGCAACACAGATCAACAGCATGCAACACCTCAACATTTGGACTCTCCTCCTTCCTATGAAACCTTGTACCCCTCCTAG